From Pseudorca crassidens isolate mPseCra1 chromosome 15, mPseCra1.hap1, whole genome shotgun sequence, one genomic window encodes:
- the PROCR gene encoding endothelial protein C receptor codes for MLTTLLPLLPLLLLPCWALCSQEASDGPRYLHMIQVSYFRNPSQVWHRGNATLGGVLTHVLEGPGNNVSIQQLQPLQEPESWALTKNSVNRYLQEFLGLVQVVHHERGVAFPLTIRCFLGCELPPEDLKARVFFEVAVNGSSFMSFQPKTASWTAGPQASSSVVTYALEQLNKYNRTRYELREFLQDTCVQYVQKHITGNSSKGSQVGRSYTSLVLGILVGCFIITGVAVGIFLCTGGRQRC; via the exons ATGTTGACAACACTGCTGCCCCTGCTGCCACTACTGCTCCTGCCCTGCTGGGCCCTCTGTAGCCAGGAAGCCTCAGATG GCCCGCGGTACCTCCACATGATCCAGGTCTCCTACTTCCGCAACCCCTCTCAAGTGTGGCACCGGGGCAACGCGACGCTCGGGGGGGTCCTGACGCACGTTCTGGAAGGCCCGGGCAACAACGTCTCGATCCAACAGCTGCAGCCCTTGCAGGAGCCCGAGAGCTGGGCTCTCACAAAGAACAGTGTGAATCGCTACCTGCAGGAGTTCCTGGGCCTGGTGCAGGTGGTGCACCACGAGCGGGGCGTGGCCT TTCCTCTGACCATTCGCTGCTTCCTGGGATGTGAGCTGCCTCCTGAGGACTTGAAAGCCCGTGTCTTCTTCGAAGTGGCTGTGAATGGGAGCTCCTTTATGAGTTTTCAACCGAAGACAGCCTCATGGACGGCAGGGCCTCAGGCATCTTCCAGTGTGGTCACCTACGCCCTGGAGCAGCTCAACAAGTACAATCGTACTCGGTACGAACTGAGGGAATTTCTGCAGGACACCTGTGTGCAGTACGTGCAGAAACACATCACCGGGAACAGCTCGAAAG GAAGCCAAGTAGGCCGCTCCTACACTTCGCTGGTCCTGGGCATCCTGGTGGGCTGTTTCATCATCACTGGAGTGGCTGTAGGCATCTTCTTGTGCACAGGTGGACGGCAGCGGTGTTAA